A region of the Candidatus Thermoplasmatota archaeon genome:
CTTTCTCATTTGCATCATCTCAATAACTTAATATATATTTATATATATAAAGTTATCGGTAAACCGATGTATTATAGGCCGCTACGAAAAAATGATGAATACGGTGGGGGTTTTTCAAAGCATTCTAGATGTCAGCCGTCTGAAGGTCTCTCATTTATTGAGTCATATCTTACAAATAGATATTTTACTTCAGACCGCTGACCAGTTACGCAACAAATTCGTTGCCCCACAACATATTTTATATTCCCATTACAATGCGAAGCATGTCGCGCAGCCCTGGTGCCAACCCCAGCATCAACACAAAGAATTTTATTAGCCCCACCAGTATGGGCTTTTCGATCAGCCCTTCCTTTAGATATATGTCCATTGCATATATTATCCCGATTATTATGGCAAGCTTTACCAATGGATACCCCAGACCATAAAAATTTTTCATGAGGAATAACGGTATGGGATGTTTCTCGCCATAGCTTATTCCTATCTTCAATGGATCTACTACCGCAAAGTAACTTGTCCATCCATCTATCATATGTGAAAATATAAGGGAAAGATTGATAGCCAAGGAGTACACACTGTTTTTGTACTTCCTTGCAAAAAAGAATGTGAGAAAAGTTATGAGAGCAGATATTGAGAGCACCAGAGGCACTATTGAAAGATTTACATCAGTGAACTTTCCCCATCTATCCCCATAAACCCACAGGGAAACGAGATACAATGAAGGCAACAGAAACACCAGGCCCAGAAAAAACATGGATGACGTGAGATTTTTCTTTTTGTAACCCATAAACAGTGCTAGGGAAACAATAGAAAAAAGAATCATAATGAGAGGATGGACGGGATGCTTGCAATTGCCTGTAAATAACAAATAAAATAGCATATATGCCGCGTTTATGAACACCAGGGCAGGAATAAACAATCTATTTTTTTTATCACTTCTTTCAACATAAATTCCAAGCAATATAGACAAAAAAAAGTATATCCCGACCTGCACATATATTAGGGGA
Encoded here:
- a CDS encoding DUF63 family protein, with product MRLWVIAAIITVLVFIAGLLIAPDIFYDQFIWKYFWGPVVADAADHSVSYHGIRAVEGYTLLSEFIYGMLLLAVFYSMYRFFKFFNIQINTSFFIASLPFIILGSTLRVLEDSGLYEKPLSYFFISPLIYVQVGIYFFLSILLGIYVERSDKKNRLFIPALVFINAAYMLFYLLFTGNCKHPVHPLIMILFSIVSLALFMGYKKKNLTSSMFFLGLVFLLPSLYLVSLWVYGDRWGKFTDVNLSIVPLVLSISALITFLTFFFARKYKNSVYSLAINLSLIFSHMIDGWTSYFAVVDPLKIGISYGEKHPIPLFLMKNFYGLGYPLVKLAIIIGIIYAMDIYLKEGLIEKPILVGLIKFFVLMLGLAPGLRDMLRIVMGI